GCATGGAAATGGTGGAGACAGCGGTGGCCTTCTACCTCCACCTGGCGGCGACCATGGAGGACCGGTTTCTGATTCTGCACCGCCACTATCCTTATCAGATGGCCGAGACCAGTCCGGTTTGCCGAAGCCACCTGGAGGCCATCTACACCTGCCTGCTGGACATTTTCGAAGAGGGCATCCAGGCGGGAACGGCCGACGGATCGGTTGCGGTGGACGATCCACGAAAAACGGCCATGGTTCTGTTTGCCATGGTCGACGGCATCGTACGGCTCAACACTTACCGCGTTTACGATGCCGGCACCCTTTACGACAGCCTGATGACCGCCTGCCGCAGGCTTCTGGCAAAAGGCCGATAGACCGTTATGGAACGCCCCCCGCTGATGCCCGGCAGTTCCTTCTGGCAAAGGCTGTTGCCCATTATGGAATCGCTTTCCGGGTACGGCGTCCGCCAGTGGAAGAGCGATCTGTCTGCCGGGTTGACGGTCGCCCTGGTGCTTATTCCCCAGTCCATGGCCTATGCCCAGCTGGCCGGCCTGCCGGCCTATTACGGCCTGTATGCCGCCTTTCTGCCGCCTACCGTCGCGGCTCTGTTCGGGTCCAGCCGCCAGCTGGCCACCGGGCCGGTCGCGGTGGTGTCTTTGATGACCGCCGTTGCCCTGCAGCCGCTGGCCGCCGGCGGAAGCCCGGCCTTTATCGGTTATGCGGCCCTGCTTTCCCTGATGGTGGGGCTGCTTCAATTCTGCCTGGGCATCCTGGGATTGGGACTGGTGGTCAATTTTTTATCCCACCCGGTGATCAATGGCTTTACCAACGCAGCCGCCATCATCATCGCCACGGGCCAGCTTTCCAAGCTGTTCGGCGTTGCCGTGGACTCGGGCGGCAATCACCTCCAGACGGTGGTTCAGGTGGTACAAGCCGGCATGAATTACACCCACTGGCCGACGCTGATGATGGCCCTGTTCGCCTTCGCGGTCATGGTGGGCCTGAAAAGAATTTCCGTGCGCATTCCCGGCGTGCTGGTTGCCGTAGCCGCCACCACCCTGATCAGTTGGGCCATGGGTTTCGAGCAGCGGCATACCCAGCCCCTTGCGGCCGTGGCGGACGCCGACCTGCGCAGCCTGGTCGTGCAATTCAACGCCGAAACCAGCCAGCTGGAGCAGATGGAAGCGGAGCGAACCCGAATCAATGACCGGCTCAAAGCGGCCAGGACCGAGGGCCACCGCTTCATCGCCATCGAAACGCAGCACAATCTGGACCTGTTGAACTATCGCATGGCAATGAAACACAAAATTGTCCGCGAGCATCTCCGCCGGCTCCGCAGCCTGCTTTTCAAACCCGGCCGGAGCGAAGACGGTGCGATGCGCCTTTACGTCGCCGGCAAGCGCCCACCGGACATAAAAGCCATGGACGGAATCTGGCGCTTGGAAATCGGCCGGCAGCCGCTGGACACCGCCGCCCTGCCGTTTACCAGCGGAGGTGCCGTTGTGGGCGCCATCCCCACAGGACTTCCCGAGTTCAGGCTACCCGCCGTGGACAGCCACGGGACCCTGACCCTGATGCCATCGGCAGCCGTCATCGCCCTGCTGGGATTCATGGAAGCCATCTCCATTGCCAAGGCCATGGCCGCCAAAACCGGCCAGCGCATCGACCCCAACCAGGAACTCATCGGGCAGGGGCTGGCCAATGCCGTCGGATCGTTGACCCAGAGCTATCCCGTGGCCGGATCGTTCTCCCGTTCGGCCGTCAATCTCCAGGCCGGCGCCGTCTCGGGGTTTTCCAGCGCCATCGCCAGCCTGGCCGTGGTGGCAACCCTTTTTTTCTTCACGCCGCTGCTCTATCATCTGCCCCAAAGCGTACTGGCGGCCATCATCATGATGGCTGTGGGGGGGCTGATCAATGCCGGAGGATTCGTCCAAGCCTGGAGGGCCCAGTGGTACGATGGCGCCATCTCCATCGTCACCTTCGTCTGCACCCTGGCCTTTGCCCCCCACCTGGACCGCGGCATCCTGGTCGGTGTGGTACTTTCCCTGAGCGTGTTTCTCTACCGCAGCATGCGGCCCAATGTGGTGGATCTTTCCCTGGGACTGGACAAGACCCTGCACGATGCCGTCACCCACGGTCTGAAAGAGTGCCGCTACATCGACGTGGTGCGTTTCGACGGCCCGCTTTTTTTCGCCAACGCCAGCTACCTGGAAGACCAGATCCGGCTGCGCCGG
This window of the uncultured Desulfosarcina sp. genome carries:
- a CDS encoding TetR/AcrR family transcriptional regulator, whose translation is MSKRNAILAAATRLFSRNGFKGTAMSELSAATGAATGTIFHHFKNKEALFLEVLKDVKDDIVSQFDRHQKTRSVRNGMEMVETAVAFYLHLAATMEDRFLILHRHYPYQMAETSPVCRSHLEAIYTCLLDIFEEGIQAGTADGSVAVDDPRKTAMVLFAMVDGIVRLNTYRVYDAGTLYDSLMTACRRLLAKGR
- a CDS encoding SulP family inorganic anion transporter — its product is MERPPLMPGSSFWQRLLPIMESLSGYGVRQWKSDLSAGLTVALVLIPQSMAYAQLAGLPAYYGLYAAFLPPTVAALFGSSRQLATGPVAVVSLMTAVALQPLAAGGSPAFIGYAALLSLMVGLLQFCLGILGLGLVVNFLSHPVINGFTNAAAIIIATGQLSKLFGVAVDSGGNHLQTVVQVVQAGMNYTHWPTLMMALFAFAVMVGLKRISVRIPGVLVAVAATTLISWAMGFEQRHTQPLAAVADADLRSLVVQFNAETSQLEQMEAERTRINDRLKAARTEGHRFIAIETQHNLDLLNYRMAMKHKIVREHLRRLRSLLFKPGRSEDGAMRLYVAGKRPPDIKAMDGIWRLEIGRQPLDTAALPFTSGGAVVGAIPTGLPEFRLPAVDSHGTLTLMPSAAVIALLGFMEAISIAKAMAAKTGQRIDPNQELIGQGLANAVGSLTQSYPVAGSFSRSAVNLQAGAVSGFSSAIASLAVVATLFFFTPLLYHLPQSVLAAIIMMAVGGLINAGGFVQAWRAQWYDGAISIVTFVCTLAFAPHLDRGILVGVVLSLSVFLYRSMRPNVVDLSLGLDKTLHDAVTHGLKECRYIDVVRFDGPLFFANASYLEDQIRLRRKMKRSLKHIIISAEGINDIDASGQESLSLVVDRVRSAGIDISLSSVHEPVMLVLRRTHLLHKIGEDHFYSTLKQAIRAIHEQTHRGGSERDCPLTSVRTLASTPEFKGA